The Brasilonema sennae CENA114 genome includes a region encoding these proteins:
- a CDS encoding Sll0314/Alr1548 family TPR repeat-containing protein, translated as MNARFPGLQKVVPAKFYRSIIVAFSATIALNIWANPSWAADPFRMKEPRNIGNKTEAAFKAIFQQGNYQAGDRYLQEALSTEPKEPLAYAMKASLAYTNKDLAALDTYSKKTSETAQNLISSDPLRGNLYAAVGLFLEGSAIIQREGTVKGAPQALTRLQQVYQYLDKAEAVSPNDPELNLIKGYMDLLLAVNLPFANPEQAVQKLEKNAAPQYLVDRGIALAYRDLKQYSQALDYANRALKVTTDNPELYYLKAQILREKANKDKNSQLMQEAIKNFDTALTKKSQLPDDVTRQIERERRKAAENLSTFGK; from the coding sequence CTCTATTATAGTGGCTTTTTCAGCTACCATTGCACTGAACATCTGGGCAAATCCTTCTTGGGCTGCAGATCCCTTTCGGATGAAAGAGCCTCGTAACATTGGCAACAAAACAGAAGCAGCATTCAAAGCCATTTTCCAACAGGGAAACTATCAAGCAGGAGATCGTTACTTACAAGAAGCATTATCTACAGAGCCAAAGGAACCTTTAGCCTATGCTATGAAAGCATCTTTAGCATATACGAATAAGGATTTGGCGGCACTAGACACTTACAGCAAAAAAACATCAGAAACAGCACAAAATTTAATTTCTAGTGATCCCTTGCGCGGAAATTTGTATGCTGCTGTTGGTTTATTTTTAGAGGGATCTGCGATTATACAACGTGAGGGAACAGTCAAGGGTGCACCACAAGCCCTGACTAGACTACAGCAAGTCTATCAATATTTGGACAAAGCTGAAGCAGTTTCTCCTAACGATCCAGAACTCAATTTGATCAAAGGGTACATGGATTTACTGCTAGCTGTCAATTTGCCCTTTGCTAACCCAGAACAAGCAGTTCAAAAGCTAGAAAAAAATGCAGCCCCCCAGTATTTGGTAGATCGGGGTATCGCTCTTGCTTATCGGGATTTAAAACAGTACTCTCAGGCACTAGACTATGCTAATCGTGCTTTAAAGGTGACAACAGATAACCCAGAGTTGTATTATCTTAAGGCTCAAATTCTTAGGGAAAAAGCGAATAAAGACAAAAACTCGCAACTTATGCAGGAGGCGATTAAGAATTTTGATACAGCCTTAACTAAGAAGTCTCAACTCCCAGATGATGTGACACGACAAATTGAACGTGAACGACGTAAGGCTGCGGAAAATCTGAGTACTTTTGGTAAGTAG